In one Arenibacter antarcticus genomic region, the following are encoded:
- a CDS encoding methionine aminotransferase, which yields MFQNKNKFSSKLPNVKTTIFTTMGQLALEHNALNLSQGFPNFEPDPELINLVTKAMKEGYNQYAPMAGLMALREGIAQKMEELYGRSYDPDTDVTVTVGATQAIFTIITAFIGSGDEVVVLKPAYDCYEPAIEVNGGIVVPIQLDNSDFKVNWKEFRSKLTPRTKMVIINTPHNPSGTIFSETDMLQLQKSLKETDIVVISDEVYEHIVFDGKLHNSAAKYDDLGQRTFICGSFGKTFHITGWKMGYCVGPTALMREFRKVHQFNVFCANHAVQKALAIYLKEPEHYLGLNDFYQDKRDAFLHGLEASKFKIKPCQGTYFQLLDYSGISQDPDEVFAERLVREHKIASIPISSFNTKGVDNKLLRFCFAKTEATLEKAVEILCKL from the coding sequence ATGTTCCAAAATAAAAATAAATTCTCCTCCAAACTGCCCAATGTAAAGACTACCATTTTCACAACAATGGGGCAATTGGCGCTAGAACACAATGCCTTAAATCTCTCCCAGGGATTTCCCAACTTTGAGCCAGACCCCGAGCTGATTAATCTGGTAACCAAGGCCATGAAGGAGGGATATAACCAATATGCCCCAATGGCGGGGTTAATGGCGCTTCGGGAAGGCATTGCCCAAAAGATGGAAGAATTATATGGCAGAAGCTATGATCCAGATACCGATGTAACAGTGACCGTTGGTGCCACCCAGGCTATTTTCACCATCATTACAGCCTTTATTGGAAGTGGGGATGAGGTTGTAGTACTGAAACCCGCTTATGATTGTTATGAGCCGGCTATTGAGGTAAACGGAGGTATAGTAGTGCCCATCCAATTAGACAATTCCGATTTCAAGGTGAATTGGAAGGAATTCCGCTCTAAACTAACCCCTAGGACTAAGATGGTTATTATAAATACGCCACATAACCCTAGCGGGACTATTTTCTCGGAGACCGATATGTTGCAATTGCAAAAAAGTTTAAAAGAAACAGATATTGTAGTCATTAGCGATGAGGTTTATGAACACATTGTGTTTGATGGGAAATTACATAATAGTGCCGCCAAATATGATGACCTAGGCCAACGTACTTTTATTTGTGGATCGTTTGGGAAAACCTTTCACATTACCGGTTGGAAAATGGGTTATTGTGTTGGTCCGACAGCCTTAATGCGCGAGTTTCGAAAAGTCCATCAATTTAATGTGTTTTGCGCGAACCATGCGGTGCAAAAGGCGCTGGCAATCTATTTGAAAGAACCTGAACACTATTTAGGATTAAACGATTTTTATCAAGACAAACGGGATGCTTTTCTCCATGGCCTAGAAGCTTCCAAATTCAAAATAAAACCATGTCAGGGTACTTACTTTCAATTGTTGGACTATAGTGGTATCTCCCAGGATCCCGATGAGGTGTTTGCCGAAAGATTGGTGCGGGAACATAAAATTGCCAGTATTCCCATCTCTAGTTTTAATACCAAGGGAGTAGACAACAAGCTCTTGCGATTTTGTTTTGCCAAGACTGAGGCAACTTTGGAGAAAGCGGTAGAAATTCTGTGCAAGCTATAG
- a CDS encoding succinate dehydrogenase/fumarate reductase iron-sulfur subunit, with product MNLTLKIWRQKGPKDKGKMVDYQVTEISENMSFLEMMDVLNEQLINKGEEPVAFDHDCREGICGMCSMYINGEAHGPDRGVTTCQLHMRMFKDGDTITIEPFRAKAFPVIKDLVVDRSSFERIQQAGGFISVNTSGNTQDANAIPIDKHAADMAMDSATCIGCGACVASCKNSSAMLFVGAKVSQYALLPQGQVEAVDRVKNMVAQMDLEGFGNCTNTGACEVECPKGISLENIARLNREYFKASVKG from the coding sequence ATGAATCTTACATTAAAAATTTGGAGACAAAAGGGACCGAAGGACAAAGGAAAAATGGTGGACTACCAGGTGACCGAAATTTCGGAGAACATGTCTTTTTTGGAAATGATGGATGTTTTAAACGAACAACTCATCAATAAAGGGGAGGAACCAGTTGCTTTTGATCATGACTGTAGGGAAGGAATCTGTGGTATGTGCTCTATGTACATCAATGGGGAAGCCCATGGTCCAGATAGGGGTGTTACAACCTGTCAGTTGCATATGCGTATGTTTAAAGATGGTGACACCATAACCATTGAGCCGTTTAGGGCCAAGGCATTTCCAGTGATTAAGGATTTGGTGGTTGATCGTAGTTCTTTTGAAAGAATTCAACAAGCAGGTGGTTTTATTTCGGTAAATACCTCGGGAAATACTCAGGATGCCAACGCTATCCCTATCGACAAGCACGCTGCCGATATGGCTATGGATTCTGCTACCTGTATTGGTTGTGGTGCCTGTGTGGCCAGTTGTAAAAACTCCTCGGCCATGTTGTTCGTTGGGGCCAAAGTATCCCAGTATGCCTTGTTGCCTCAAGGTCAGGTAGAAGCTGTAGACCGGGTTAAGAATATGGTGGCACAAATGGACTTGGAAGGTTTTGGTAACTGTACCAATACCGGCGCCTGTGAAGTGGAGTGTCCTAAGGGCATCTCCTTGGAGAATATTGCACGACTAAATCGAGAGTATTTTAAGGCTAGCGTAAAGGGGTAA
- a CDS encoding fumarate reductase/succinate dehydrogenase flavoprotein subunit — protein sequence MSVLDSKVPKGPLKDKWTTYKDKINLVNPANKRSIDVIVVGTGLAGGSAAATLAELGYKVKAFCYQDSPRRAHSIAAQGGINAAKNYQGDGDSTYRLFYDTVKGGDYRSREANVYRLAEVSANIIDQCVAQGVPFARDYGGLLDNRSFGGVLVSRTFYAKGQTGQQLLLGAYSAMNRQIARGKIEMYNRHEMLDVVKVDGKARGIIARNLVTGEIERHSAHAVVIASGGYGNVYFLSTNAMGSNATAAWKIHKKGAFFANPCYTQIHPTCIPRSGDYQSKLTLMSESLRNDGRIWVPKNMEDVMAIREGKKLPTDLSEDERDYYLERRYPAFGNLVPRDVASRAAKERCDAGYGVNATGEAVYLDFKSAIERYGLEQAKIHGVLNPSKEKITQLGEAVVEEKYGNLFQMYEKIVDQDPYKTPMMIYPATHYTMGGVWVDYNLMTTVEGLYCIGEANFSDHGANRLGASALMQGLADGYFVLPYTIGDYLSHEIRTGKIPTNTPEFDAAEKEVTDKINFFINNKGTHSVDYYHKKLGKIMWDKCGMSRNAADLKQAIVEIKAIREEFYKEVKVPGSANEMNPELEKAGRVADFLELGELFAKDALMREESCGGHFREESTELDGEQKGEAKRNDAEYAFVAAWEYKGEPSDAVLHKEELEFNDIELKQRSYK from the coding sequence ATGTCTGTATTGGATTCTAAAGTACCAAAAGGCCCATTAAAGGATAAATGGACGACCTATAAGGATAAAATAAATTTAGTAAATCCCGCTAACAAACGCTCTATAGATGTTATTGTGGTAGGGACCGGTTTGGCTGGAGGTTCTGCTGCGGCAACCTTGGCGGAATTAGGATATAAGGTGAAGGCATTCTGCTATCAGGATTCACCACGAAGGGCACACTCTATTGCGGCCCAAGGAGGGATTAATGCCGCTAAAAATTATCAAGGTGATGGGGATTCTACCTATCGATTATTCTACGATACCGTAAAAGGAGGCGATTATAGGTCACGAGAGGCAAACGTTTATCGTTTGGCTGAGGTATCGGCCAATATCATTGACCAATGTGTTGCGCAGGGCGTGCCTTTTGCACGTGATTATGGTGGTCTACTGGACAACCGTTCTTTTGGTGGAGTACTGGTTTCCCGTACCTTTTATGCAAAAGGACAAACGGGACAGCAATTGTTGTTAGGAGCCTATTCTGCCATGAACAGGCAGATTGCGAGAGGAAAGATAGAGATGTACAACCGACATGAAATGTTGGACGTTGTTAAGGTAGATGGTAAGGCAAGAGGAATTATTGCCAGAAACTTGGTTACTGGTGAAATTGAACGTCACTCTGCACATGCTGTGGTAATTGCATCGGGAGGATACGGAAATGTGTATTTCCTATCTACTAACGCCATGGGTTCTAACGCTACCGCCGCATGGAAAATACATAAAAAAGGAGCGTTTTTTGCGAATCCTTGTTATACCCAAATTCACCCTACCTGTATTCCCCGTTCAGGCGACTATCAATCCAAATTAACATTGATGTCAGAATCCCTGCGTAACGATGGTAGGATATGGGTACCCAAGAATATGGAAGATGTAATGGCCATAAGGGAAGGAAAGAAATTGCCGACCGACTTAAGCGAGGATGAAAGAGATTATTATTTGGAGCGGAGATATCCTGCTTTTGGAAACCTAGTGCCGCGAGATGTTGCATCTAGGGCAGCCAAAGAAAGATGTGATGCCGGATATGGCGTTAATGCAACAGGGGAGGCGGTTTATTTGGACTTTAAATCAGCTATAGAACGATATGGTTTGGAACAAGCCAAAATTCATGGTGTCCTTAATCCTTCTAAAGAAAAGATAACCCAATTGGGCGAAGCTGTAGTGGAAGAAAAATACGGAAACCTTTTCCAGATGTATGAGAAAATCGTAGATCAAGATCCATACAAGACCCCAATGATGATCTATCCTGCTACCCACTATACGATGGGTGGAGTTTGGGTAGATTACAATCTTATGACCACTGTGGAAGGCTTGTACTGTATTGGAGAGGCAAACTTCTCCGATCACGGCGCCAACCGTTTAGGTGCATCTGCATTGATGCAAGGCTTGGCCGATGGATATTTTGTACTTCCCTATACTATTGGGGACTACCTTTCCCACGAAATTAGAACCGGAAAAATACCTACGAATACCCCAGAATTTGATGCTGCGGAAAAAGAGGTAACGGATAAAATCAACTTCTTTATCAATAATAAGGGAACCCATTCCGTGGATTATTACCACAAGAAATTAGGCAAGATTATGTGGGATAAATGTGGTATGTCTAGAAATGCAGCAGACTTAAAGCAGGCCATAGTAGAAATCAAAGCCATTCGCGAAGAATTCTATAAAGAAGTGAAAGTACCGGGCAGTGCCAATGAAATGAATCCTGAGTTAGAGAAAGCAGGTCGTGTGGCAGATTTCTTGGAACTAGGAGAGTTATTTGCTAAAGATGCCCTGATGCGGGAGGAATCCTGTGGTGGACATTTTAGGGAAGAATCTACAGAACTGGATGGAGAGCAAAAAGGAGAAGCCAAACGTAACGATGCGGAATATGCATTTGTTGCCGCTTGGGAATACAAGGGAGAGCCCTCAGACGCCGTTTTGCACAAGGAGGAATTGGAGTTTAATGATATAGAGTTGAAACAAAGAAGTTATAAATAA
- a CDS encoding succinate dehydrogenase cytochrome b subunit — MSGFFNSSIGRKYAMALSAFFLMFFIVQHFAINLLSVFSPDVFNETSHFMGTNPLVQYGLQPVLLFGVVFHFVMGFILEIRNRNARAVKYAQNNGAANSTWMSRNMIWSGGFILVFLVIHFLDFWFPEINTKFIQGDMSGLLANGEGYRYYEELTHKFVPIWRVALYCVGFIFLSLHLLHGFSSAFQSVGANNKYVKGLKGFGKAYAVLIPLGFIFIALFHHFNH; from the coding sequence ATGAGTGGATTTTTTAACTCTTCAATTGGCAGAAAGTACGCCATGGCGCTCTCGGCTTTTTTCTTAATGTTCTTTATTGTTCAACATTTTGCCATAAACCTTCTTTCCGTATTTAGTCCGGATGTATTTAATGAAACCTCCCATTTTATGGGTACCAATCCCTTAGTTCAATACGGATTACAGCCGGTATTGCTTTTTGGGGTAGTGTTTCATTTCGTGATGGGTTTTATTTTAGAAATTAGAAATAGAAATGCCCGTGCAGTTAAATATGCTCAAAACAATGGAGCTGCCAATTCTACTTGGATGAGCAGGAATATGATTTGGAGCGGCGGATTTATCCTAGTATTCTTAGTAATTCACTTTTTGGATTTCTGGTTTCCAGAAATCAATACCAAATTTATCCAAGGGGATATGTCCGGATTGCTGGCCAATGGGGAAGGGTATAGGTACTATGAAGAACTTACCCATAAATTTGTCCCTATTTGGAGAGTTGCACTTTACTGTGTAGGATTTATTTTTCTTTCCTTGCACTTGCTACACGGATTTAGTTCTGCATTTCAATCCGTTGGCGCCAATAATAAATACGTAAAAGGATTAAAAGGGTTTGGAAAGGCATATGCCGTATTAATTCCGTTAGGATTTATTTTTATTGCGCTTTTCCACCATTTCAACCATTAA
- a CDS encoding long-chain fatty acid--CoA ligase, translating to MRALIMDYPLTTNTILEFGNRTFHHKKVVSILPDGSRHEYSFSDLYTRCNKLANALTKKLGIKKGDMVGTFAWNHYQHLELYYGIPGMGAICHTINIRLSPKDLDYVINHAGDTVIFVDASLVPLLERILPKLGKVINFIVINAPKGFSTTLPNYIDYEDLLADQSSEFPWPDLDENDACGLCYTSGTTGVPKGALYSHRSTYLHALTILGPNAANISNEDTLLLIVPQFHVMAWGAPYMCLMAGANMVMPSSNLTPEGIIKILVEEKVNKANGVPTIWMGVYEALKRNPPKEGLLLEEYHVGGSALPISLIASFEKDFGIKGVHAWGMTETSPLGTLSRLQSKHNSMADEDKLKIRGKQGIEFPGVELRVVKEDGTIAPRDGLTMGEIEVRGAWVIRSYFKSDELDSFTSDGWFKTGDVGTIDPDGYMQITDRKKDLIKSGGEWISSVALENALVSHPKIKEAAVIAIPDKRWVERPLATIVLKTTEDSLTERELVDFLARDFAKYQIPQDYIFIDEVPKTSVGKFDKKELRRRFADGKLH from the coding sequence ATGAGAGCACTAATAATGGATTACCCATTAACCACCAACACTATTTTGGAATTTGGTAACAGAACATTCCATCATAAAAAGGTGGTCAGTATTTTGCCAGATGGGAGTAGGCATGAGTATAGTTTTAGCGATCTCTATACAAGGTGTAATAAACTGGCCAATGCCCTCACCAAAAAATTAGGTATCAAGAAGGGGGATATGGTGGGAACCTTTGCTTGGAACCACTACCAACATTTGGAGCTGTATTATGGAATTCCTGGAATGGGCGCTATTTGCCATACCATAAACATTAGATTATCTCCTAAGGACTTGGATTATGTTATTAATCATGCAGGGGATACGGTTATTTTCGTAGATGCAAGCCTAGTGCCCCTCTTGGAAAGGATTTTGCCAAAACTAGGGAAGGTAATTAACTTTATAGTGATCAACGCCCCAAAAGGATTTAGCACCACTCTGCCTAATTATATCGATTATGAAGACTTGTTGGCAGATCAATCCTCGGAGTTTCCATGGCCAGATTTGGATGAAAACGATGCTTGTGGGCTATGTTATACAAGCGGTACCACAGGAGTCCCGAAAGGTGCATTGTACTCCCACCGCTCCACCTATCTCCATGCCTTGACCATATTAGGCCCGAACGCCGCAAACATCAGTAATGAGGATACCCTTTTATTGATCGTTCCACAGTTTCATGTGATGGCTTGGGGAGCACCCTATATGTGTCTAATGGCAGGTGCCAATATGGTGATGCCCTCTTCCAATTTAACCCCAGAGGGCATTATTAAAATACTAGTGGAAGAAAAAGTAAATAAGGCAAATGGAGTTCCCACTATTTGGATGGGTGTTTATGAAGCTTTAAAGAGAAATCCTCCAAAAGAAGGTTTGTTGTTGGAAGAATACCATGTTGGAGGTTCGGCATTGCCCATTAGCTTAATTGCGAGTTTTGAAAAGGATTTTGGGATCAAGGGAGTGCACGCATGGGGGATGACGGAAACCTCCCCTCTTGGAACCTTAAGTAGACTACAGTCTAAACACAATTCGATGGCCGATGAGGATAAACTTAAAATTAGAGGGAAACAAGGTATAGAATTTCCCGGAGTAGAATTAAGAGTAGTAAAAGAGGATGGAACTATAGCTCCACGGGATGGATTAACCATGGGCGAGATAGAAGTTAGAGGCGCATGGGTAATTAGATCTTACTTTAAAAGCGATGAACTGGATAGCTTCACCAGTGATGGTTGGTTTAAAACGGGGGATGTGGGCACAATTGACCCGGATGGCTATATGCAGATTACAGATCGAAAAAAAGACCTGATTAAAAGTGGTGGGGAATGGATTTCCAGCGTGGCCCTGGAAAATGCTTTGGTGTCCCATCCCAAAATAAAGGAGGCTGCCGTTATTGCTATTCCAGACAAAAGATGGGTAGAACGGCCCTTGGCTACAATTGTTCTGAAAACTACCGAAGATTCTTTGACAGAGAGGGAGTTGGTCGACTTTCTAGCTAGAGACTTTGCCAAATATCAAATTCCGCAGGATTATATTTTTATAGACGAAGTGCCTAAAACCAGCGTTGGGAAATTTGATAAAAAGGAACTTAGAAGGCGATTCGCAGATGGAAAATTACACTAG
- a CDS encoding M28 family peptidase, with amino-acid sequence MTKNLVFLFFSFMDLGWSQEKVSAITTEDYFEILRKNITGEKAFQTTSFVSQFWRVVGNNGFDKSIYKVAAELETAGYVLEAKATNLDRFTYRIEKRPLKHPTWEPIDAEISLNGAGSPLLTYATNRNMVYLNSVSTPKNGVAGEVVYIKDLEALKTSSVQGRIIFTDSNRASEIYKEGVLNNGALGLFSYNNPAYLLPEINTTSIQFRSLSHHPENKWAIALSYEAKENLKSAMEKGRVKATVKVVTKIYPSEELTLVADVRGSEMPEERLVFSAHVQEPGANDNASGVGAQLEMAITTAKLIASETINAYRSITFLWGDEIISTNRYITDDEGRAKSIKWGISLDMVGENTDKTGGSFLIEKMPDPSAIWTRGTDEHSEWGGSVLSLEDMKPHYLNDYIYHNFKNQGKFAQWEVKTNPFEGGSDHTPFLKANIPGLLLWHFTDQFYHTDQDTMDKVSQETLRNVSTAALASALTLVNGDSYTALDIIELIKDATANRLAAEFLLSESAIKNGASPENEGKIVQAWADWYLKTIETTRDLVNPENTAMVDKAILLARSIIEMQSATFISELKKKQG; translated from the coding sequence ATGACAAAAAACTTAGTATTTCTCTTTTTCTCATTTATGGATCTGGGTTGGTCCCAAGAAAAAGTTTCGGCAATCACTACCGAGGATTATTTTGAAATATTACGAAAGAACATTACTGGGGAAAAAGCCTTTCAGACCACTTCCTTTGTGTCCCAATTCTGGAGAGTGGTGGGGAACAATGGCTTTGATAAAAGTATTTATAAAGTGGCGGCAGAATTGGAAACTGCTGGCTATGTTCTGGAAGCAAAAGCAACGAATTTAGATCGATTTACGTATAGGATAGAGAAAAGACCTTTGAAGCATCCCACTTGGGAACCTATAGATGCCGAAATTAGTCTAAATGGAGCTGGTTCTCCATTGCTTACTTATGCTACAAATCGCAATATGGTCTACCTAAACTCGGTTTCCACTCCAAAAAACGGTGTTGCAGGAGAAGTGGTATATATAAAGGACTTGGAAGCCTTAAAAACCAGCTCAGTTCAAGGAAGGATAATTTTCACCGATTCTAACCGAGCATCGGAAATATATAAGGAAGGAGTTTTGAATAATGGGGCATTGGGGTTATTTAGTTACAACAATCCTGCTTATTTACTGCCAGAAATTAATACCACTTCAATTCAGTTTCGAAGTCTTTCGCATCATCCTGAGAATAAATGGGCTATTGCCCTATCCTACGAAGCCAAAGAAAATTTAAAATCCGCTATGGAAAAAGGAAGGGTAAAGGCTACGGTGAAAGTAGTCACCAAGATATACCCTTCGGAAGAATTAACCTTGGTTGCTGATGTAAGAGGATCTGAAATGCCGGAAGAGCGACTTGTTTTTAGCGCTCATGTGCAAGAGCCAGGAGCCAATGACAATGCCTCGGGAGTAGGGGCACAATTGGAAATGGCGATAACCACGGCTAAACTGATAGCCTCCGAAACCATAAATGCTTATAGGAGTATTACTTTTCTTTGGGGGGATGAAATAATATCAACCAATCGATATATTACGGATGATGAAGGAAGGGCCAAATCAATAAAATGGGGCATTAGTTTGGATATGGTAGGCGAGAATACTGATAAGACAGGAGGGTCCTTCCTAATTGAAAAAATGCCGGATCCCAGTGCTATTTGGACACGGGGAACCGATGAACATTCGGAATGGGGAGGAAGTGTGCTTAGTCTAGAGGATATGAAACCGCACTATTTAAACGATTATATCTACCATAATTTTAAAAATCAAGGCAAGTTTGCCCAATGGGAAGTGAAAACCAATCCGTTTGAAGGCGGAAGTGACCACACCCCATTCTTAAAAGCCAATATTCCAGGCTTATTGCTCTGGCATTTTACCGATCAATTTTATCATACCGATCAGGATACTATGGACAAAGTGTCCCAAGAAACCTTGAGAAATGTGAGTACAGCCGCTTTAGCCAGTGCTCTTACTCTTGTTAATGGTGACAGTTACACGGCATTGGATATCATTGAGCTCATAAAGGATGCTACAGCCAATCGTTTGGCAGCCGAATTTCTATTGAGTGAAAGTGCCATTAAAAATGGTGCATCTCCGGAAAATGAAGGAAAGATTGTGCAAGCTTGGGCAGATTGGTACTTAAAAACCATTGAAACCACTAGGGATTTGGTTAACCCGGAGAACACGGCCATGGTAGACAAAGCAATTTTATTGGCACGATCTATTATAGAAATGCAGTCTGCCACATTTATATCCGAATTAAAAAAGAAGCAGGGATAG
- a CDS encoding aminopeptidase P N-terminal domain-containing protein, whose protein sequence is MKYEQIPQQLFVKNRKKFMAQMKPKSIAVFNSNDIYPIGADSTMPFEQDRDLFYLSGADQEETILLLFPEAHDKKHREVLFVRETNAHIAVWEGAKLTKEKATEVSGIETIYWLSDFDKVFFDLMTEVDTVYFNTNEHYRQAVETQTREDRFIAKCKQDFPAHQWAKSSPILQEIRGIKEPEEIALLQTACNITEKGFRRLLSFVKPGVLEYEIEAELLHEFIRNRSKGFAYTPIIASGNNANVLHYVENNLECKDGDMLLMDVAAEYANYSSDLTRTIPVNGRFSPRQKEVYEAVLRVKNDATAMLVPGTMWAEYHKEVGLLMTSELLGLGLLDKADVQNENKDWPAYKKYFMHGTSHHIGLNTHDYGALKTPMKANMVFTVEPGIYIPEEKMGIRLEDDVVIQETGAPFNLMANIPIEVAEIEELMNTKA, encoded by the coding sequence ATGAAGTACGAGCAAATTCCACAGCAATTATTTGTGAAAAATCGCAAGAAGTTTATGGCTCAAATGAAGCCTAAGAGCATTGCAGTATTCAATTCCAATGATATTTACCCTATAGGTGCTGATAGCACTATGCCATTTGAACAGGATAGAGACCTTTTTTATCTCAGTGGTGCGGATCAGGAAGAAACTATTTTATTGCTTTTCCCAGAAGCTCACGATAAAAAGCACCGCGAGGTACTGTTTGTAAGGGAAACCAATGCGCACATAGCAGTTTGGGAAGGCGCAAAATTAACCAAAGAAAAAGCCACTGAGGTCTCTGGAATAGAAACCATATATTGGTTGAGCGATTTTGATAAGGTATTTTTTGATCTTATGACCGAAGTAGACACGGTTTACTTCAATACCAATGAGCACTATAGGCAAGCTGTTGAGACCCAAACTAGGGAAGACAGATTTATAGCAAAATGCAAGCAGGATTTTCCTGCGCACCAATGGGCAAAGAGCAGTCCAATTTTACAGGAAATCCGTGGAATTAAGGAGCCTGAAGAAATTGCCCTGCTACAAACGGCCTGTAATATTACCGAAAAAGGTTTTAGACGCTTATTATCTTTTGTGAAGCCAGGGGTTTTGGAGTATGAAATTGAGGCGGAGTTATTGCATGAATTTATCCGAAACCGATCTAAAGGATTCGCCTACACCCCAATTATCGCTTCGGGGAACAATGCCAATGTACTACATTATGTAGAAAACAATCTAGAGTGCAAGGACGGTGATATGTTGTTGATGGATGTCGCTGCCGAATATGCCAATTACTCTAGCGACTTAACCCGTACCATTCCCGTAAATGGCAGGTTTTCCCCAAGACAAAAAGAAGTCTATGAGGCGGTACTAAGGGTGAAAAATGATGCCACAGCCATGTTGGTCCCCGGAACCATGTGGGCAGAATACCATAAGGAAGTCGGTCTGTTAATGACCTCAGAACTCTTGGGATTAGGATTGTTAGATAAGGCCGATGTACAAAACGAAAACAAAGACTGGCCAGCCTATAAAAAGTATTTTATGCATGGCACCAGCCATCATATTGGACTTAATACCCACGACTATGGGGCTTTAAAAACACCTATGAAGGCCAATATGGTGTTTACGGTAGAACCAGGAATCTATATCCCAGAAGAAAAAATGGGAATTAGATTGGAAGACGATGTAGTAATCCAGGAAACGGGAGCACCATTTAATTTAATGGCCAATATCCCTATAGAAGTAGCGGAAATTGAGGAGCTGATGAATACCAAGGCGTAA
- the brnQ gene encoding branched-chain amino acid transport system II carrier protein, with amino-acid sequence MLRNKETLITTFALFSLFFGAGNLILPPLLGFNSGNMWWLVTLGFATSAVLVPVLGILAHAKLQGTIFDFGKKVSPRFGLVYALSVYAISISLPSPRTASVTHEIAVAPFFNISSLTTSILYFSLVFIFVMNRSKLLDILGKILTPAIIIILLSIIGLTIFDLDFSFRGGTLENPFSTGILEGYQTFDAIGAVVVGGVIIVSINLKTKAPYEAKKGLIRKSGWLAGLALFLIYAGLILTGALNQANFDSEISRTELLTGISKVTLGNTANIFLSILVSLACFTTAVGIVTGTADFIKSHYSHYRNAYLYTAIVGCVLGILMGQFNVAYIITVALPALMFIYPITIVLILLNVVPERLATPKVFKVVVLTTILFSIPDFLGSLEFLPLNKEIFGWIPLSRYQLGWILPSVIAFAIANANKDSKTAKKLP; translated from the coding sequence ATGTTAAGGAACAAAGAAACTTTGATCACCACCTTTGCCCTCTTTTCCCTTTTTTTTGGAGCTGGTAACTTGATTTTGCCCCCATTATTGGGTTTCAATTCCGGAAATATGTGGTGGTTGGTTACCTTGGGCTTTGCCACTTCGGCCGTTTTGGTTCCTGTATTAGGCATATTGGCCCATGCAAAATTGCAAGGGACTATTTTCGATTTTGGAAAAAAGGTTTCCCCAAGATTTGGCTTGGTATACGCGCTCTCCGTTTACGCCATTTCTATTAGCTTGCCTTCGCCCCGTACTGCATCGGTTACCCATGAAATTGCCGTTGCCCCATTTTTTAACATCTCATCCCTCACTACCAGTATTCTTTATTTCTCCCTAGTATTTATTTTTGTCATGAATCGATCCAAATTACTGGATATTCTGGGTAAGATTCTTACCCCAGCAATCATTATTATTTTACTGTCCATTATTGGGCTCACAATATTTGATCTGGATTTTAGTTTTAGGGGCGGTACTTTAGAAAATCCGTTTAGCACTGGTATTTTGGAAGGCTATCAGACTTTTGATGCTATTGGTGCCGTAGTAGTTGGGGGTGTAATCATTGTTTCCATCAATCTAAAAACAAAAGCCCCTTATGAGGCTAAAAAGGGACTGATTCGCAAATCAGGTTGGTTAGCAGGCCTCGCCCTTTTTCTGATCTATGCAGGATTGATACTCACGGGAGCACTAAACCAAGCTAATTTTGATTCGGAGATCAGTAGAACTGAGTTGCTGACCGGGATAAGTAAAGTTACCTTGGGCAATACTGCTAATATCTTCCTCAGCATTCTGGTAAGCTTGGCTTGTTTTACCACCGCAGTGGGAATCGTCACAGGTACGGCCGATTTTATTAAGTCGCATTATTCCCATTATAGGAACGCCTATTTGTACACCGCTATTGTGGGGTGTGTTCTTGGGATATTAATGGGGCAGTTTAATGTTGCCTATATCATTACGGTGGCATTGCCAGCGCTTATGTTTATTTATCCCATAACCATAGTATTGATACTCCTAAACGTAGTCCCGGAACGATTGGCCACTCCCAAGGTTTTTAAGGTAGTGGTTTTGACTACTATTCTTTTCAGTATTCCTGATTTCTTAGGGAGTTTGGAGTTTTTGCCCCTTAATAAGGAAATCTTTGGATGGATTCCTCTGAGTAGGTATCAATTAGGATGGATATTACCATCGGTTATTGCTTTTGCCATTGCCAATGCCAATAAGGATTCCAAGACCGCTAAAAAACTTCCTTAA